In Epinephelus moara isolate mb chromosome 9, YSFRI_EMoa_1.0, whole genome shotgun sequence, a genomic segment contains:
- the slc30a5 gene encoding proton-coupled zinc antiporter SLC30A5 has translation MEDKYSSNVLSGGKLGMVEVPNSRLTRYIVLLVITKVLKALGIFESYDILKVVHIVQFIFILKLGSAVVLLFFQKPFSSGKVISKRQWIKLLKHAVFSCVISLLGFFGLTLCGPLRTLLLFEHSDVVVIALLGVLFTSSGGGPSKTRGAALFIIAVICLLLFDNDDLMAKMAEHPEGHHDSALTHFLYTAIAFLGVADHKGGVVLLVASLCLKVAFHTASRKLSVEIGGAKRLYALDNLVSAMVLLPWVIVLSATTESKVESWSALILPFGMIIFSVMILEFYVEAICNTKMETQRCARYGAIALFLSALLLANFWTHPLTDQLRSMSKPPQQVSTEHVLSGGVLVSAIFFIMSSSILSSPSKKGQKGTLVGYSPEGTPLYNFMGDALQHTSQSLPRFIKDSLKQILEEYDSRQIFYFLCLNLAFTFVELFYGVWTNSLGLISDGFHMLFDCSALVLGLFAALMTRWKATRIFSYGYGRVEILSGFINGLFLMVIAFFVFVESVTRVLDPPNINTDMLTPVSVGGLLVNLVGICAFSHAHSHGGKSCSSHDHGHSHHGHSHNEHSHGGHSHSHGGHGHGGHGHGGHSGHGHGGHGHSHGSGGGGMNANMRGVFLHVLADTLGSVGVIISTILIRQFGWLIADPICSLFIATLIFLSVIPLLKDACEVLLLRIPPENEKDLNSALEKIEKIEGVLSYRDPHFWRHSANMIAGTIHLQIMPDVVEQRIIQQVTAILKDAGVNNLSIQVEKEAYFQHMSGLSTGFQEVLAMTQQMESMKYLKDGTCIM, from the exons ATGGAAGATAAATACAGTAGCAACGTACTGTCAGGGGGGAAACTGGGGATGGTGGAAGTGCCCAACTCTAG GTTAACCAGATACATAGTTTTACTGGTTATCACAAAGGTCCTCAAGGCTCTTGGGATCTTTGAATCTTACGATATCCTGAAGGTTGTTCACATCGTCCAGTTCATCTTCATACTAAAATTAGG GAGTGCCGTCGTTCTGCTTTTCTTTCAAAAGCCTTTCTCCTCTGGCAAAGTCATCTCAAAACGACAG TGGATAAAGTTACTAAAGCATGCTGTTTTCAGCTGTGTCATATCCCTCCTGGGCTTCTTCGGTCTAACTCTGTGTGGACCTCTGAG GACATTGTTGCTTTTTGAgcacagtgatgtggtggtCATTGCTCTCCTTGGCGTCCTGTTCACAAGCTCAGGAGGGGGGCCGTCCAAG ACCAGAGGCGCTGCTCTCTTCATCATCGCTGTGatctgcctcctcctctttgaCAATGACGATCTCATGGCAAAGATGGCGGAGCACC CTGAGGGACATCATGACAGCGCGCTCACTCATTTCCTCTACACAGCCATCGCGTTCTTAGGGGTTGCAGATCACAAA GGAGGTGTTGTGCTGCTGGTGGCCTCCCTGTGTCTGAAGGTGGCTTTCCACACGGCCTCCAGGAAACTGTCAGTGGAAATCGGTGGTGCGAAACGCCTCTATGCTCTTGACAACCTGGTCTCTGCTATGGTGCTGCTGCCCTGGGTCATAGTGCTCTCAGCAACCACAGAA AGTAAAGTAGAGTCATGGTCGGCCCTCATCCTACCGTTCGGGATGATCATCTTCTCCGTAATGATCCTGGAATTTTACGTCGAGGCCATCTGCAACACAAAGATGGAGACGCAAAGGTGCGCCCGCTACGGTGCCATCGCTCTCTTCCTCAGCGCCCTGCTGCTGGCCAACTTCTGGACACACCCACTGACAGACCAGCTGCGCTCCATGAGCAAACCGCCCCAGCAGGTCAGCACGGAGCATGTGCTCTCTGGGGGAGTGCTGGTCAGCGCCATCTTCTTCATCATGT CATCCAGTATCCTCTCGTCTCCGTCAAAGAAAGGTCAGAAGGGCACCTTGGTGGGTTACTCACCTGAAGGGACCCCTCTGTACAACTTCATGGGCGACGCCCTGCAGCACACATCGCAGTCCCTCCCACGGTTCATCAAAGATTCTCTGAAACAGATCCTGGAAGAGTACGACTCCAGGCAGATCTTCTACTTCCTGTGTCTCAACCTG GCTTTCACCTTTGTGGAGCTGTTTTATGGCGTCTGGACCAACAGTCTGGGACTGATCTCTGATGGCTTCCACATGCTCTTTGACTGCTCCGCTTTAGTCCTTGGCTTGTTTGCTGCCCTCATGACTCGCTGGAAAGCGACCAGGATCTTCTCCTACGG GTATGGTCGTGTGGAGATACTTTCTGGATTCATCAATGGCCTGTTCCTGATGGTCATcgctttctttgtctttgtggaGTCTGTCACACGAGTGTTGGATCCTCCTAATATAAACACAGACATGCTGACT CCGGTGTCTGTCGGAGGCTTACTGGTCAACCTGGTGGGTATCTGCGCTTTCAGTCACGCTCACTCCCACGGTGGCAAAAGCTGCTCCTCACACGACCACGGTCACTCTCACCACGGCCACTCCCACAACGAGCACAGCCACGGAGGCCACAGCCACTCTCATGGAGGGCACGGGCACGGTGGACACGGTCATGGCGGGCACAGTGGACACGGGCACGGTGGACACGGGCACTCCCACGGCTCAGGGGGCGGAGGCATGAACGCTAACATGAGAG GTGTTTTCCTCCATGTCTTGGCGGACACGTTGGGTAGCGTTGGCGTGATCATCTCCACCATCCTCATCCGTCAGTTCGGCTGGTTAATTGCCGACCCTATTTGTTCGCTCTTCATTGCTACGCTCATTTTTCTCAGTGTCATCCCTCTGCTTAAGGACGCCTGCGAGGTTCTGCTCCTACGAATTCCTCCAGAAAATGAGAAGGACCTGAACAGTGCTCTGGAGAAG ATCGAGAAGATTGAAGGAGTGTTGTCGTACAGAGATCCTCACTTCTGGAGGCATTCAGCCAACATGATCGCAGGGACCATCCACCTCCAGATCATGCCAGATGTGGTGGAGCAGAGGATCATACAGCAG GTGACGGCCATTTTGAAAGACGCAGGGGTGAACAATCTGTCGATCCAGGTGGAGAAGGAGGCTTACTTCCAGCACATGTCTGGACTTAGCACAGGATTTCAAGAAGTTCTGGCAATGACGCAGCAGATGGAGTCCATGAAATACCTTAAAGATGGGACGTGTATCATGTAA